The following are encoded in a window of Lactobacillus acidophilus genomic DNA:
- a CDS encoding ECF transporter S component, with amino-acid sequence MERDKNSLQALVLTGLFAAIIYIGIWVIRIPVPAMVGRPFIHFGNTLTAVAILYLGYRNGMIAGIIGLGGFDLLNGYAATSWLTMLEVVVVASVLTAVFKGMNYRDSKKNIIILGIIAGVTKIFTTYCVSIVEALMVGTSLQVAYIGAFVSLPATVINSISTAICTPILYFAVKDAGKLILKKAK; translated from the coding sequence ATGGAAAGAGATAAGAATTCATTACAAGCATTAGTTTTAACAGGGTTGTTTGCCGCAATTATTTACATTGGTATTTGGGTAATTCGTATTCCAGTACCAGCAATGGTAGGACGTCCGTTTATCCATTTTGGTAACACATTAACCGCTGTAGCTATTTTATATTTAGGCTACCGCAATGGAATGATTGCAGGAATTATCGGTTTAGGTGGATTTGATTTACTAAATGGTTATGCTGCAACTTCCTGGTTAACGATGCTTGAAGTAGTAGTAGTAGCTTCTGTTTTAACCGCAGTTTTTAAAGGGATGAATTACCGAGATAGTAAGAAAAATATTATCATTTTGGGGATTATCGCAGGTGTTACTAAGATCTTTACTACATATTGCGTATCAATTGTTGAAGCACTAATGGTTGGTACGAGTCTTCAAGTTGCTTATATAGGTGCGTTTGTTAGTTTACCTGCTACAGTGATTAATTCAATTTCTACTGCAATTTGTACGCCAATTTTATATTTTGCGGTAAAAGATGCTGGAAAATTGATTTTGAAAAAAGCAAAATAA